One Hydractinia symbiolongicarpus strain clone_291-10 chromosome 7, HSymV2.1, whole genome shotgun sequence genomic window, actaattcttccatcgactctgctatgagaaccaaatcatctgcatacaataactcccatggacaacctgttctgaactccatcgacagcgcttctaagactagaataaacaacaaaggactaagtacagaaccctgatgtacaccaacatttacactaaattcatcactaagtgaatcgttaatcctgacacgacttctagcattgctgtacatagactgtaccatcgtaactagccactcatccacaactaattttctcatagcccaccaaataactttacttggcactctatcaaaagctttctctaaatctacaaaggcaaaatagagattctttctctttcctaaatacttttcctgaagctgtcgtagcgccacgccctggaacaaaaccaaattgcatcttatctatatcaattctttctctaagtaacttatcaatcactctttcaataactttcattacttgatcaaccaacttcaaacctctatagttacccctttgtaatgcatcacccttgcccttgaaacaattcactattacactccaCTGCCaatcactcggaatagcaccatcctttatgatctggttagcaagacttgtaataagctcaactccaatatatccagatgcttttaccatctctgcaacaatacctgatactcctgcagccttgccaatcttcaatttcctaatagcctccactacccattctgtcttgatctgcatagctggcccttctacaacatcatcatcagacaaattatcctcgtcccaatcaaactcagtgttaagcaacctctgataatgattcttccaagctactcttttctcctcctctgtgctagccaaaacaccttcatcattacgtatacacttctcacctacaacatcttgattagtcttcttcatttgctttgctatcttgaatacctcattgtgctggtcttcccttcttaacacatctgtaaatctgtttctctctgcttctgattttgccttatgcactgctgtacgagcgcgacgcttagcttctaagtaaatatttttactaccacctgacttccactctttccaaagtttcctcttttcctttatacactggtcaacctcattattccaccaccaggtctgtctatg contains:
- the LOC130648419 gene encoding uncharacterized protein LOC130648419 — its product is MKKTNQDVVGEKCIRNDEGVLASTEEEKRVAWKNHYQRLLNTEFDWDEDNLSDDDVVEGPAMQIKTEWVVEAIRKLKIGKAAGVSGIVAEMVKASGYIGVELITSLANQIIKDGAIPSDWQWSVIVNCFKGKGDALQRGNYRGLKLVDQVMKVIERVIDKLLRERIDIDKMQFGFVPGRGATTASGKVFRKEKESLFCLCRFRESF